A genome region from candidate division KSB1 bacterium includes the following:
- a CDS encoding DUF2442 domain-containing protein, with translation MNPYVKSVSALDDYQLALEFENAERRIFDLRPYLSRGIFVRLKNPALFQAARVVAGSVEWPGGLDLSYDTLYLESQPAEAIEPEMAEALS, from the coding sequence ATGAATCCTTATGTCAAAAGTGTCAGCGCGCTGGACGACTATCAACTGGCGTTGGAGTTTGAAAATGCGGAACGGCGAATTTTTGATCTGAGACCCTATTTGAGTCGTGGTATTTTTGTCCGGCTAAAAAATCCCGCGCTATTTCAGGCGGCACGGGTGGTGGCGGGATCCGTGGAATGGCCAGGAGGCTTAGACTTGAGCTACGACACGTTATATCTTGAGAGCCAACCGGCGGAGGCCATTGAACCGGAGATGGCGGAAGCTTTGTCATGA
- a CDS encoding ATP-binding protein, producing MENMNSRRQNEKKLVDSAPPNTVAFRLASDPKLLKIVRLGIGHLCDLAGFPEEHRHRAMLAVDEACSNIIQHAYGGATDKPIIITARLIENGIEVVLRDYGKKADPEKIKSRELDDIRPGGLGVHLMRSAMDAVVYDNSLPEGNQLTLIKYLSQPRNDSPEEVR from the coding sequence ATGGAAAATATGAACTCGCGCCGTCAAAACGAAAAAAAACTTGTTGACAGCGCACCGCCGAATACGGTCGCGTTTCGCCTCGCCAGCGATCCCAAATTGTTGAAGATCGTCCGTCTCGGCATCGGGCATTTGTGCGACCTCGCCGGTTTTCCGGAAGAACATCGCCATCGCGCCATGCTCGCCGTTGACGAAGCGTGCTCGAACATCATCCAACACGCGTACGGCGGCGCCACCGACAAGCCGATCATCATCACGGCGCGTCTCATCGAAAACGGCATCGAAGTGGTGCTGCGGGATTACGGCAAAAAAGCCGATCCGGAGAAAATCAAATCGCGCGAGCTGGACGACATTCGCCCCGGCGGACTCGGCGTCCATCTGATGCGCAGTGCCATGGATGCCGTCGTCTACGACAACAGCTTGCCGGAGGGCAATCAATTGACTCTCATCAAATATCTATCACAACCAAGGAACGATTCGCCAGAGGAGGTTAGATGA
- a CDS encoding DUF2914 domain-containing protein gives MVNPLEAIRRKTHDYRQAVAATKQKGRAFYRQKRHKAEQLYQRYQKYLPLAAFVVGFVWDSLTLTRIDSKLDNFILLGYTLAAGVLIAVIGMVERGRLRQAWIVTHLHWIAGLTHFFLGGLLSSYVVFYFKSAAVGKSFIFVGLLVALMLANEFFSDRLHNLKLLCAIYFFCCFAFLTFFLPVMTHLMNAAMFIASGLLSFLVTGAIVAVIYHGGIREARRELIGMAWPPVVIFLALVFFYFQNWMPPVPLALKDEGIFRSVKRTGENYQVRYSQPRWWQIFKTDDRDFAYAPGDTVYCFTAVFAPVGLRENIVHHWQKKNPTGDWMTTDRYSNFIRQGGRDGGWRSYSRKLNVTPGEWRIEVKTAKGRLLGRIPLEITETMERPNKMKIDYR, from the coding sequence TTGGTCAACCCGCTCGAAGCGATTCGCCGGAAAACCCACGATTATCGCCAAGCTGTCGCGGCGACGAAGCAAAAAGGCCGCGCGTTTTATCGGCAGAAAAGGCACAAGGCCGAGCAGCTTTATCAGCGCTATCAGAAATACCTTCCGCTCGCGGCGTTCGTCGTCGGCTTTGTGTGGGACAGCCTCACGCTGACGCGCATCGATTCCAAGCTCGATAATTTTATTTTGCTCGGCTACACGCTCGCCGCCGGCGTTCTGATTGCCGTCATCGGCATGGTCGAGCGCGGCCGCCTGCGCCAGGCGTGGATCGTGACGCATTTGCATTGGATTGCCGGCCTCACGCACTTTTTTCTCGGCGGCCTGCTTTCAAGTTACGTCGTCTTTTATTTTAAAAGCGCGGCGGTCGGCAAATCGTTCATTTTTGTCGGCCTGCTCGTCGCGCTGATGCTCGCCAACGAATTCTTTTCCGACCGGCTGCACAATTTGAAACTGCTGTGCGCCATCTATTTTTTCTGCTGCTTTGCCTTCCTGACTTTCTTTCTGCCGGTGATGACGCACCTGATGAACGCGGCGATGTTCATCGCCAGCGGCCTGCTGAGTTTTCTCGTGACCGGCGCCATCGTGGCGGTGATTTATCATGGCGGCATTCGCGAAGCCCGGCGCGAGCTGATCGGCATGGCGTGGCCGCCGGTGGTGATTTTTCTCGCGCTGGTGTTTTTCTATTTTCAAAATTGGATGCCGCCGGTGCCGCTGGCTTTGAAGGATGAAGGGATTTTTCGCAGCGTTAAACGGACTGGGGAAAACTATCAGGTCCGCTACAGCCAGCCGCGCTGGTGGCAAATTTTCAAAACCGACGATCGCGACTTCGCTTACGCGCCGGGCGACACGGTTTACTGCTTCACGGCGGTTTTCGCGCCGGTCGGTTTGCGGGAAAATATCGTACATCATTGGCAAAAGAAAAATCCGACCGGGGATTGGATGACGACTGATCGGTATAGCAATTTTATCCGCCAGGGCGGCCGCGACGGCGGCTGGCGCAGCTACAGCCGAAAATTAAATGTGACCCCCGGCGAGTGGCGCATCGAAGTGAAAACGGCGAAAGGCCGGCTGCTCGGCAGAATTCCCCTGGAAATCACCGAGACGATGGAACGCCCCAACAAAATGAAAATCGATTACCGTTAA
- a CDS encoding Uma2 family endonuclease, which translates to MSGVITKDQDLETLPLSFDNEEAFEAWCDEDIRAEYLSGKVIMHSPAGTVHEKSVHWLSTLLELFIARDELGELFGSNTQLRLSTGRRRLADLSFVTKDRLNIVYPTYIDGAPDIVIEFVCEESTVRDWREKYWEYETAGVKEYWVIDQRLERMDLYILGEDKKYIAAQEQAGKLLSKVLPGFWLRPEWFWQQPLPNVRAIAGEIEIM; encoded by the coding sequence ATGAGTGGCGTCATCACAAAAGATCAAGACCTCGAAACACTGCCGCTTAGTTTTGATAATGAAGAAGCGTTTGAAGCTTGGTGCGACGAAGATATTCGCGCCGAATATTTAAGCGGGAAGGTGATTATGCATTCGCCGGCTGGAACTGTTCACGAGAAATCCGTTCATTGGCTTAGCACGCTTTTGGAGCTTTTTATCGCTCGCGATGAGTTGGGAGAACTTTTTGGATCGAATACACAACTTCGTCTATCTACGGGTAGACGACGCTTGGCGGATTTGTCTTTTGTGACAAAAGATCGTCTTAATATTGTTTATCCAACTTATATTGATGGCGCGCCAGACATTGTTATCGAGTTCGTCTGCGAAGAAAGCACGGTACGTGATTGGCGGGAAAAGTATTGGGAATACGAAACTGCAGGTGTAAAAGAGTATTGGGTGATTGACCAGCGCTTGGAAAGAATGGATCTTTATATTCTTGGTGAAGATAAAAAATACATTGCGGCGCAAGAGCAAGCTGGAAAACTGTTATCAAAAGTTTTGCCGGGCTTTTGGCTGAGGCCGGAATGGTTTTGGCAACAACCTTTGCCAAACGTTCGTGCAATTGCTGGTGAAATCGAAATTATGTGA
- a CDS encoding ABC-type transport auxiliary lipoprotein family protein translates to MQSCGGVPETYYYTLAFEQSAPLNDGHTPLPFALGVEKFQSETIYDDDRIIYRDSPFEVKYYFYRRWVAPPRHLITEKVLSYLSDAGLFEKVTMHPSTVNVKYVLSGRLLAFEEWDEQNTWYGKVAFQASLYEPATRRVVWTGRFEHLQPVAKKIPSAVVEAMSVSMKKCLDDLVRSLRKELSGPKTIP, encoded by the coding sequence TTGCAGTCCTGCGGCGGCGTGCCGGAAACTTATTATTATACGCTGGCCTTCGAGCAGAGCGCGCCGCTCAACGACGGCCACACGCCGCTGCCGTTTGCGCTGGGCGTGGAAAAATTCCAATCGGAAACCATTTATGACGACGACCGCATCATTTATCGCGATTCGCCTTTTGAAGTCAAATATTATTTCTATCGCCGCTGGGTGGCGCCGCCGCGGCATCTGATCACCGAGAAAGTTTTGAGCTATCTTTCCGATGCCGGCCTGTTTGAAAAAGTTACAATGCATCCGTCCACCGTCAATGTGAAATATGTCTTGAGCGGCCGCCTGCTGGCGTTTGAAGAGTGGGATGAGCAAAACACTTGGTACGGCAAAGTCGCTTTCCAAGCGAGTTTATACGAACCGGCGACCCGGCGCGTGGTTTGGACCGGCAGGTTTGAGCATCTCCAGCCGGTTGCCAAAAAAATTCCTTCCGCTGTTGTTGAAGCGATGAGTGTGAGCATGAAAAAATGTTTGGATGATTTGGTGCGTTCTCTTCGCAAAGAATTGAGTGGCCCCAAAACGATTCCTTAG
- a CDS encoding ABC transporter ATP-binding protein, with amino-acid sequence MPDDPLISIRNLQTHYGSRQILKNINLDIYRGETMVILGRSGCGKSTLLRHLVGLAKPSAGEILIKGHDITKLSEDEMLPVLRKVGMLFQSAALFNSMTVGENVAMPLREHTKLEPSTVKIMVRMKLEAVGLGGFEDFMPAQLSGGMKKRAGLARALAMDPEILFCDEPSAGLDPIVAVGIDQLIIKLNQALKMTIVVVTHELSSVFLIADRIAMLHNGSVLAIGTPEELRASTDPIVQQFLNREADEEKIDREQYLRSLVEG; translated from the coding sequence ATGCCTGACGACCCCCTCATCTCGATCCGCAATCTGCAAACGCATTACGGCTCGCGGCAGATTTTGAAAAACATCAATCTCGATATTTATCGCGGCGAGACGATGGTGATTCTCGGGCGCTCGGGCTGCGGCAAGAGCACGCTGTTGCGACACCTCGTCGGTCTGGCCAAGCCTTCGGCGGGCGAGATTCTCATCAAAGGCCACGACATCACCAAGTTGAGCGAAGACGAAATGCTGCCGGTGTTGCGCAAAGTCGGCATGTTGTTTCAGAGCGCGGCGTTGTTCAACTCGATGACAGTCGGCGAAAATGTTGCCATGCCGTTGCGCGAACACACGAAACTGGAGCCCTCGACCGTGAAAATCATGGTGCGCATGAAACTGGAAGCGGTCGGACTGGGCGGGTTCGAGGATTTCATGCCGGCGCAACTCAGCGGCGGCATGAAAAAACGCGCCGGCTTGGCCCGCGCCCTGGCGATGGATCCGGAAATCTTGTTTTGTGATGAGCCTTCTGCCGGACTCGACCCCATCGTGGCCGTGGGCATTGATCAGCTCATCATCAAGCTCAATCAAGCCTTGAAGATGACTATCGTCGTCGTGACGCACGAGTTGTCGTCAGTATTTTTGATTGCGGATCGGATTGCGATGCTGCACAATGGCTCGGTCTTGGCCATCGGCACGCCGGAAGAATTGCGCGCCAGCACCGATCCGATTGTCCAACAATTTTTGAACCGCGAAGCGGATGAAGAGAAAATTGATCGCGAGCAGTATCTGCGGTCGTTGGTGGAAGGGTAA
- a CDS encoding DUF2283 domain-containing protein, giving the protein MSELKLNRTEVLGANGEKIRLVYDEGEDMLDIFFGENEPATGVELADHILLRLNQKTGGGR; this is encoded by the coding sequence ATGAGTGAACTGAAATTGAATCGCACTGAAGTGCTGGGCGCAAACGGAGAGAAAATACGGCTGGTCTATGATGAGGGCGAAGATATGCTGGACATTTTCTTTGGAGAGAATGAGCCGGCAACTGGCGTTGAGCTTGCGGATCACATTCTTTTGCGCCTCAATCAGAAGACAGGGGGCGGGCGGTGA
- a CDS encoding ABC transporter permease, giving the protein MRFLANIAGGVGRQTIHFLVHLDRIVRLGVETLWCTAVAPFKGKAVRWRSAVEQMVRIGFDSIPIVCTISFFVGLIMAMQSAYQLQRFGATIFVADLVAVSIIRELGPLLTAIIIAGRSGSGIAAEIGTMKVSEEIDALRTMGVNPISYLVVPRTLAMVVVLPCLTLLADLVGIIGGYLIAVTTLDISTIRYYTQTANALVVKDLTTGLIKTVFFAIIIASVGSYQGFIVEGGAEGVGKSTTSSVVASIFLIIAADVFFTALFYSTF; this is encoded by the coding sequence ATGAGATTTCTGGCGAACATCGCCGGAGGGGTCGGCCGGCAGACGATCCACTTTTTGGTGCATCTCGACCGCATCGTGCGGTTGGGCGTCGAAACTTTGTGGTGTACGGCGGTCGCGCCGTTCAAAGGCAAAGCCGTCAGATGGCGCAGCGCCGTCGAGCAAATGGTGCGGATCGGTTTTGATTCCATCCCTATCGTCTGTACCATTTCTTTTTTTGTCGGGTTGATCATGGCCATGCAATCCGCCTATCAACTCCAGCGTTTCGGCGCGACGATTTTCGTGGCGGATTTGGTGGCGGTGTCGATCATCCGCGAATTGGGGCCGCTGCTCACGGCGATCATCATTGCGGGCCGCAGCGGCTCCGGCATTGCCGCGGAAATCGGCACGATGAAAGTGTCGGAAGAAATTGACGCCCTGCGTACGATGGGCGTGAATCCGATCAGTTATCTCGTGGTGCCGCGCACGCTGGCGATGGTGGTCGTGCTGCCGTGCTTGACGCTGCTTGCGGATTTGGTGGGCATTATCGGTGGTTATCTGATCGCGGTGACCACGTTGGACATCAGCACGATTCGTTATTATACCCAAACCGCCAATGCCCTGGTGGTGAAAGATTTGACGACGGGTTTGATCAAGACGGTCTTCTTTGCGATCATCATTGCCTCGGTTGGCAGCTATCAAGGCTTCATCGTCGAAGGCGGCGCCGAGGGCGTCGGCAAATCCACAACGTCTTCGGTTGTCGCGTCGATCTTTTTGATCATCGCGGCAGATGTGTTTTTTACGGCGTTGTTTTATTCGACGTTTTGA
- a CDS encoding STAS domain-containing protein, translating to MIEVVTRQQQDAVVVSIKGDVDLYSSPSVRKAIIALTEKKTPVIMVDLSGVSYMDSSGVATLVEGLQQTGKYKGRFKLFGLGMAVREVFELSRLDKVFEIYPNEEAAFSSLA from the coding sequence ATGATTGAAGTTGTGACACGCCAGCAGCAGGACGCCGTCGTGGTCTCGATCAAAGGAGACGTCGACCTATACTCGTCCCCGTCGGTGCGCAAAGCGATCATCGCGCTGACCGAAAAGAAAACGCCGGTGATCATGGTGGACTTGAGCGGTGTGAGTTATATGGACAGCTCGGGCGTCGCGACGCTGGTCGAAGGCTTGCAGCAAACGGGAAAATACAAAGGCCGGTTCAAGCTCTTCGGACTCGGCATGGCGGTGCGCGAAGTTTTTGAGCTGAGCCGTCTCGACAAAGTGTTTGAGATTTACCCGAACGAGGAGGCTGCGTTCAGCAGTCTGGCATGA
- a CDS encoding T9SS type A sorting domain-containing protein: MRKCCYAVFNLLLIFLLAAPLQAQIEMPLAAQSAVDLQKEAGAICGAPFMREQEQEALKYLEQHPELAQRSLQKTAWNFTVGSQKTWYANDFRTNQRYLASSTCRAVGTRCYIFVEDAVWLDRVSQAAVDAFRNAFDSSTPANSTKGIYQTDVDTFGSPPDVDSDPKIIVLILDIKDQYSNTGSGGFIAGYFAGYNELPVTVAPQSNVAEILYIDANPLSLTTTGGLQFGLSTLAHEFQHMIHWNYDTDELTFINEACSEVASVVCGYPISEQSSYVNNTNVNLLSWQAALSDYSRAARFMTYVRDQIGVGVLKAIVQNPSDGAFGIDAALQSIGSLLRFIDIFKNFAIANILDDKIVNPAYGYTYPNLPKAAGRLLANPNVATTNSTVQHLGVEYLSFKHGADLKARFTVENASVLIKAVEIGPTGKRVVDVTPNVDFTEPAYGSTYSEIHFVVVNTNQAFPYGYTYQASGISKPVEQKWDATEPNGLLRLSPSDTICVTFDAISGGKLDSIRVALRRAGSITGGIWQFTGNIRPTPLGKRLAYPITASTNFNTPVVNPGVVACGSYPYPQPYPNWRKVDLQSFNISTDQPFAVAFVIRVPDTPAVMFTCYPGQSPYHNFTYLNRPSSGTPDWYYLVADESNILIYLIRAYISFPTTGVKQTVELEPRAFYLAQNYPNPFNPNTTIEFSLPRSGLITLKMFNALGEEVATLLQEKRTAGKHNVVWNASNMPSGVYFYRLEGEGFVETKRLLLMK, translated from the coding sequence ATGCGCAAATGCTGCTATGCCGTTTTTAATTTGTTGTTGATTTTCTTGCTGGCCGCCCCGCTTCAGGCTCAAATTGAAATGCCTTTAGCCGCTCAGAGTGCAGTTGATTTGCAAAAAGAGGCCGGCGCCATCTGCGGCGCGCCGTTCATGCGAGAGCAAGAGCAGGAAGCGCTGAAATATCTCGAACAGCATCCCGAGCTGGCTCAGCGCAGTCTGCAAAAAACCGCCTGGAATTTCACGGTGGGATCGCAAAAAACCTGGTATGCCAATGACTTCAGGACAAACCAGCGCTATCTGGCGTCATCAACCTGCCGCGCGGTTGGCACGAGATGCTATATCTTCGTCGAAGATGCCGTTTGGCTGGATCGCGTCAGCCAGGCCGCGGTGGACGCTTTCAGAAACGCTTTTGATTCCAGCACACCAGCCAATTCCACGAAAGGAATTTATCAAACCGATGTCGATACCTTTGGCTCGCCTCCGGACGTGGATAGCGATCCCAAAATTATCGTCTTGATTTTAGATATAAAAGACCAATACTCGAATACCGGCTCCGGCGGATTCATCGCAGGCTATTTCGCAGGTTACAATGAACTGCCGGTGACGGTGGCGCCGCAGAGCAATGTGGCCGAAATTTTATACATCGACGCCAACCCGCTGTCTTTGACCACGACAGGGGGCTTGCAATTTGGCTTGAGCACGCTGGCCCACGAGTTTCAACATATGATTCACTGGAATTATGACACCGACGAGCTTACTTTTATCAACGAAGCATGCTCGGAGGTGGCGTCGGTTGTTTGCGGCTACCCGATCAGCGAGCAAAGCTCGTATGTGAACAATACTAACGTCAACTTGCTCTCCTGGCAAGCCGCGCTGAGTGATTATTCCCGCGCCGCGCGATTTATGACTTATGTTCGCGATCAAATCGGCGTTGGCGTCCTCAAGGCGATCGTGCAAAACCCCTCGGACGGCGCGTTTGGAATCGATGCCGCGCTGCAGTCCATCGGCAGTCTGTTGCGGTTTATTGATATTTTCAAAAATTTTGCGATTGCCAATATTCTCGACGACAAAATCGTGAACCCGGCTTACGGGTACACCTATCCCAATCTTCCCAAAGCCGCGGGCCGCTTGCTTGCCAATCCCAATGTCGCAACGACCAACAGCACCGTGCAGCATTTGGGCGTTGAATATCTGTCGTTCAAGCACGGCGCTGATTTGAAAGCGCGATTTACGGTGGAGAATGCCTCCGTTCTCATCAAAGCTGTAGAAATCGGGCCGACGGGCAAACGCGTGGTCGATGTCACGCCGAACGTTGATTTCACCGAGCCTGCCTATGGCAGCACTTACAGCGAAATTCATTTTGTCGTTGTCAACACCAACCAGGCCTTTCCGTACGGTTATACGTATCAAGCGTCTGGCATCTCAAAACCGGTAGAACAAAAATGGGATGCAACCGAGCCAAACGGCTTGTTGCGGCTTTCTCCTTCCGATACGATATGCGTGACCTTTGATGCCATTTCCGGCGGCAAGCTCGACTCCATTCGGGTGGCGTTGCGGCGTGCCGGTTCGATCACTGGTGGTATATGGCAATTTACCGGGAATATCCGGCCAACCCCGCTGGGCAAGCGCTTAGCCTATCCGATTACTGCGTCGACTAACTTCAACACGCCGGTCGTTAATCCAGGTGTAGTCGCGTGCGGCTCGTATCCGTATCCTCAACCATACCCGAATTGGCGCAAAGTCGATTTGCAATCATTCAATATCAGCACTGACCAACCGTTTGCAGTGGCGTTTGTCATTCGCGTTCCAGATACGCCAGCGGTGATGTTCACGTGCTATCCAGGACAATCGCCTTATCATAATTTCACATATTTGAACAGGCCATCTTCCGGCACGCCGGATTGGTACTACTTAGTCGCGGATGAGAGCAACATTTTGATTTATCTCATTCGCGCTTATATAAGTTTTCCAACCACTGGTGTCAAACAAACCGTCGAGCTAGAGCCGAGGGCTTTTTATCTGGCGCAGAATTATCCGAACCCGTTTAACCCGAACACGACTATCGAGTTCTCGTTGCCGCGTTCCGGCTTGATCACGCTGAAAATGTTTAATGCACTCGGTGAAGAAGTCGCAACGCTCTTGCAGGAAAAGCGAACAGCCGGCAAGCATAATGTCGTTTGGAACGCTAGCAACATGCCGAGCGGCGTTTACTTCTATCGATTGGAAGGCGAAGGATTTGTCGAAACCAAGAGGCTCTTGCTAATGAAGTGA
- a CDS encoding SpoIIE family protein phosphatase, giving the protein MMPTTKTAGSPENVHGEIEALKRRVANLSSLIEVSIIVNSTLDLDSVLSLVMEKAQAVMDAEASSVMLINEKTGMLEWEVALGEVSTQVMKKIQLRVGEGIAGWVAQSGQPLIVPDVSKDPRFSKKSDETTGFKTRSILAVPLKVKDRIIGVAEVINPLHGKAFTEEDLDLFSTFSRQVALAIENARMHRAMLEKQKLDQQLEAARTIQESFMPQTFPEDPAGRFEIFAKSIPATQIGGDFYDFMMFENDTLGIVVGDVSGKGVPAALYMARLVSDFRVASQRYRDPAQTLQKMNDGLVERGRRGMFVTLQYAQLDISTGVVNFATGGHLPVYWLQSGGESGAFISSGGGAPLGIMATTQFVPKSIRLGPGDFLVTFTDGVIEAKNSAFEQYSMQRLKEFLCRPWSSPKELVEHIVEDVRQFTHGMSQHDDLTVVALRWKSA; this is encoded by the coding sequence ATGATGCCAACGACAAAAACAGCAGGATCGCCGGAAAATGTCCATGGCGAGATTGAAGCGCTGAAAAGGCGCGTTGCCAATCTTTCCAGTCTCATCGAGGTCAGCATCATCGTGAACAGCACGCTCGATCTCGACAGCGTGCTCAGCCTGGTGATGGAAAAGGCGCAGGCGGTGATGGACGCCGAAGCCAGCTCGGTGATGCTGATCAACGAGAAGACCGGCATGCTGGAGTGGGAGGTGGCCTTGGGCGAGGTGAGCACGCAGGTCATGAAAAAAATTCAACTGCGCGTCGGCGAGGGCATTGCCGGCTGGGTGGCGCAAAGCGGTCAGCCGCTCATCGTGCCGGACGTGAGCAAAGATCCGCGTTTTTCGAAAAAGAGCGACGAGACCACCGGCTTCAAGACGCGCTCGATTCTCGCGGTGCCGCTGAAAGTCAAAGATCGTATCATCGGCGTCGCGGAAGTCATCAATCCGCTGCACGGCAAGGCTTTCACCGAAGAAGACCTCGATCTGTTCTCGACCTTCAGCCGGCAAGTGGCGCTGGCCATCGAGAACGCGCGCATGCACCGCGCCATGCTGGAGAAGCAAAAGCTCGATCAACAGCTCGAGGCGGCGCGCACGATTCAGGAAAGCTTCATGCCGCAAACGTTTCCGGAGGACCCGGCCGGGCGTTTCGAGATTTTTGCGAAGTCGATTCCGGCGACGCAAATCGGCGGCGATTTTTATGATTTCATGATGTTTGAAAACGACACGCTCGGCATCGTGGTCGGCGACGTGTCGGGCAAGGGTGTGCCGGCGGCGCTTTACATGGCGCGGCTGGTCAGCGATTTCCGCGTCGCCAGCCAACGGTATCGTGATCCGGCGCAAACCTTGCAAAAGATGAACGACGGTCTGGTGGAGCGCGGCCGGCGTGGCATGTTTGTAACGCTGCAATATGCCCAGCTCGACATCTCCACCGGCGTCGTCAATTTTGCCACCGGCGGACATTTGCCGGTATATTGGCTGCAAAGCGGTGGCGAGAGCGGCGCGTTTATTTCCTCCGGCGGCGGCGCGCCGCTCGGCATCATGGCGACGACGCAATTCGTGCCGAAATCGATCCGCCTTGGCCCCGGCGATTTTCTTGTCACCTTCACCGACGGGGTGATTGAAGCCAAAAACAGCGCGTTCGAGCAGTATTCGATGCAGCGTTTGAAGGAGTTTTTGTGTCGTCCATGGTCGTCGCCGAAAGAGTTGGTCGAACACATTGTCGAAGACGTGCGCCAATTCACCCACGGCATGTCGCAGCACGATGATTTGACGGTGGTGGCGTTGCGGTGGAAGTCGGCCTGA
- a CDS encoding MlaD family protein, producing MEYRSHEIKAGVLVIVGFLVFIAFLVAMAKIDWERKEKSYTARFSYIGGIERGSLVRFGGFLVGTVTDVYIAPDDKTKLEIKLTVDDRTPVRIDSEAFMSSINLMGDFYIEITTGSPSAELLPPGSVLRSRDVPSFTQLSGPLAEMSDQLETLLIRVNDLLRDENRAHISNLLANTDTLLDKSAGNIASIIANMNTLTVQLQGLGGKLDKMMANNTSVLETTLTQLNATLTRADTLLLALNRATQSLDGMVTHNQAGFYEAMQNLQDATQHFEQFSRSIKERPWNLVRKSNPPERKLP from the coding sequence ATGGAATACCGTTCACACGAAATCAAAGCCGGGGTTTTGGTCATCGTCGGGTTTCTCGTTTTCATCGCCTTTCTGGTGGCGATGGCAAAAATCGACTGGGAGAGAAAAGAGAAGTCATACACCGCGCGGTTCAGTTACATCGGCGGCATCGAACGCGGCTCGCTGGTGCGCTTTGGCGGTTTTTTAGTCGGCACGGTGACCGACGTTTACATCGCGCCGGATGATAAAACCAAGCTCGAAATCAAGCTCACGGTCGATGATCGCACGCCGGTTCGAATCGACTCCGAGGCGTTTATGTCCTCCATCAATTTGATGGGCGATTTTTACATTGAAATCACGACCGGCTCGCCGAGCGCCGAGCTTCTGCCGCCGGGAAGCGTTTTGCGCAGCCGCGATGTGCCATCATTCACGCAGCTCAGCGGGCCGCTGGCGGAAATGAGCGATCAGCTCGAAACGCTGTTGATCCGCGTCAACGATCTGTTGCGCGACGAGAACCGCGCGCACATTTCAAACCTGTTGGCGAATACCGATACGCTGCTGGACAAAAGCGCGGGAAATATCGCGAGCATCATCGCCAACATGAACACGCTGACCGTGCAACTGCAAGGCCTCGGCGGCAAGCTGGATAAAATGATGGCGAACAACACCAGCGTTTTGGAAACGACGTTGACGCAACTGAATGCGACACTGACGCGCGCCGACACCTTGTTGCTGGCGTTGAATCGCGCCACGCAATCGCTTGATGGCATGGTGACGCACAACCAGGCGGGTTTTTACGAGGCGATGCAAAATCTCCAGGATGCGACGCAGCATTTCGAGCAATTCAGCCGGTCGATCAAGGAACGCCCGTGGAATCTCGTGCGCAAATCCAACCCCCCGGAGCGGAAATTACCTTAA
- a CDS encoding dual specificity protein phosphatase family protein, whose translation MTTDLYWVEGPWLGRLAISSRPRGGDWLEDEIRSWRRVDLDVIVSLLTSDEIADLDLAREAELCHAHGLQFLSFPIVDRSVPSSRKAALDFVSTLEKVLAEGKRLLIHCRQGIGRSALIAACLLVLSGLQPETAFRRVGTARGVSVPETPEQQKWVMEFARQFTTKTTVATL comes from the coding sequence ATGACAACAGATCTCTATTGGGTTGAGGGGCCGTGGCTGGGACGGTTAGCGATCTCATCCCGCCCACGCGGTGGTGATTGGCTTGAAGATGAAATTCGTTCTTGGCGGCGAGTTGATCTCGATGTGATTGTGTCATTGCTCACCAGCGATGAAATAGCCGATTTAGACTTGGCTCGGGAAGCAGAACTCTGTCACGCTCATGGCTTGCAATTTCTTTCTTTCCCGATTGTTGACCGCAGTGTCCCGTCTTCGCGAAAGGCTGCTTTGGATTTTGTAAGCACATTAGAAAAAGTTTTGGCTGAGGGAAAGCGCTTGCTCATTCACTGCCGGCAAGGAATTGGCCGGTCGGCATTGATAGCGGCTTGTCTTCTCGTCTTGTCCGGCTTGCAGCCGGAAACTGCTTTTCGGCGTGTGGGCACGGCGAGAGGCGTGTCAGTACCGGAAACACCTGAGCAGCAGAAATGGGTGATGGAATTTGCGCGACAGTTTACGACAAAGACGACAGTGGCAACATTATAG